A genome region from Arachidicoccus soli includes the following:
- a CDS encoding DEAD/DEAH box helicase, with product MKEKIQTILENLQIKSLNEMQKAVLSGIEKEQDLILLSATGSGKTLAFLLPVLFALQKEIKQTQAMIVVPSRELALQIEQVFKKMQTGFKVTCCYGGHKREIEENNLIESPAVIIGTPGRLGDHLRRGSIRTEAIRLLVLDEFDKSLELGFLTEMEFIVGSLKHLSKKILTSATEAVEMPDFLPLKHPQRLSFLTEEAEKNNSLDVKKVVADSENKLDILFRLLCKIGNRSAIIFCNHREAVERVSNQLYEKGIYNEFYHGAMEQRDRDSALNKFRNGTVNILVTTDIAARGLDIPNIRYIIHYQLPQTQDIYTHRNGRTARMDASGTVVLLLSSVEYLPPYVDQDMEEIALPEKAVLPERTKWVTLFFAAGKKDKVNKIDIVGFLLQKAALKKEDIGLIEVKDFHSFAAINRLKSSNALRLIKDQRIKNKKVKVEIAK from the coding sequence ATGAAAGAGAAAATACAGACCATTTTAGAGAACCTTCAGATAAAATCGCTTAATGAGATGCAAAAAGCCGTTTTGTCAGGCATTGAAAAGGAGCAGGATCTGATTTTATTGTCTGCCACCGGTTCCGGAAAAACATTGGCATTTCTGCTGCCGGTTTTATTTGCTTTACAGAAAGAAATAAAACAGACACAGGCGATGATTGTGGTGCCTTCCCGTGAGTTAGCCCTGCAAATAGAACAGGTATTTAAAAAAATGCAAACCGGCTTTAAAGTTACCTGTTGCTATGGTGGTCATAAAAGAGAAATAGAAGAAAATAATTTAATAGAAAGCCCTGCTGTAATTATAGGTACACCGGGTCGCTTAGGTGACCACTTGAGAAGAGGGAGTATCCGGACGGAGGCTATTCGTTTATTGGTGCTGGATGAGTTTGATAAATCATTGGAATTAGGCTTTTTAACGGAAATGGAATTTATTGTCGGCTCTTTAAAGCATCTTTCAAAAAAAATATTGACTTCTGCCACCGAGGCGGTGGAAATGCCTGATTTCTTGCCGCTGAAGCATCCGCAAAGACTTTCTTTTTTAACAGAAGAAGCAGAGAAAAATAATAGCTTGGATGTAAAGAAAGTTGTTGCTGATTCAGAAAATAAATTGGACATATTATTCCGCTTGCTTTGTAAAATAGGCAACCGCTCTGCCATTATCTTCTGCAATCACCGGGAAGCTGTGGAAAGGGTCAGCAACCAATTATATGAAAAAGGTATTTATAATGAGTTTTATCATGGCGCAATGGAACAACGTGATCGTGACAGCGCCCTGAATAAATTTAGAAATGGAACAGTAAATATTTTAGTTACAACTGATATCGCTGCAAGGGGTTTAGATATCCCTAATATCCGGTATATTATTCATTATCAGTTACCGCAGACGCAGGATATTTATACGCACCGCAACGGCCGCACAGCAAGAATGGATGCAAGCGGAACTGTGGTATTATTACTTTCTTCTGTCGAATATCTACCTCCTTATGTAGATCAGGATATGGAGGAGATTGCATTGCCGGAAAAAGCAGTGCTGCCTGAAAGGACCAAATGGGTGACATTATTTTTTGCTGCAGGCAAAAAGGATAAAGTAAATAAAATAGATATTGTTGGTTTTTTATTACAAAAGGCGGCATTGAAAAAAGAAGATATAGGTTTGATTGAGGTGAAGGATTTTCATTCCTTCGCAGCTATTAACAGACTTAAATCCTCGAATGCCTTGCGTCTGATAAAAGATCAGCGCATTAAGAATAAGAAGGTTAAAGTAGAAATCGCTAAATAG
- a CDS encoding 4-alpha-glucanotransferase yields MRSETSFGIGDFNDLKKAANWAHSVGLKLMQLLPVNDTTATGTWKDAYPYAAISVFALHPIYLHLPDIAVGAEALLEKYETQRAALNALEKVDYETTLDLKWQFIREIFPIAKEAVFSSEEYQKFYAVNENWLRPYACFCYFRDKYKTVDFSQWTEAAYSDELPEELKEKDAFLVHYFVQYHLHAQLTDAAAYAHAHQVVLKGDIAIGVYRNSVDVWVNKSLYNTNSQAGAPPDDFAVSGQNWGFPTYNWPEMKVEGYDWWRNRLGHTSQYFDAIRLDHVLGFFRIWSIPVSATQGILGHFEPAIPIDKNELYRIGVHFPLERLWKPFIHFEILKEIFVDSFDKVVSAYFEEKEEGIYLFKEAFSTQRKLVDYFDRQEKNTYNRWLLQSLMELLANVILLPVENEEEAFHFRFNMQHTSSFQYLNNEVKNGLLNLYDDYFFHRQNDLWKSEAMEKLPAIKNATNMLVCGEDLGFVPNSVPEVMQHLGLLGLYVQRMPKQLGSGFENLKNVPYLSVVSPSTHDTSTIRGWWLHLSRAGAQSFYNNALLQEGIAPAQADCPGWLNRLILQDHLQSPAMWSIFLMQDLLNNNDAFHFANVEDEQINHPENPNQYWQYRMPIELEQLADLKDFNQSLKEMIAQNGR; encoded by the coding sequence TTGCGCTCTGAAACCAGTTTCGGTATCGGCGATTTTAACGACTTGAAGAAGGCTGCTAACTGGGCGCATTCTGTGGGTTTGAAATTAATGCAGTTATTGCCTGTTAATGATACGACGGCAACCGGTACCTGGAAAGATGCCTATCCTTATGCGGCTATCTCTGTATTTGCTCTGCACCCTATTTATTTACATTTACCGGATATCGCGGTTGGGGCAGAGGCTTTATTGGAGAAATACGAAACACAACGTGCAGCCTTAAACGCACTGGAGAAGGTAGATTACGAAACGACCTTAGATTTGAAGTGGCAGTTTATCAGAGAGATTTTCCCCATTGCTAAAGAAGCTGTTTTCTCTTCGGAAGAATATCAGAAGTTTTATGCGGTGAATGAAAACTGGCTGCGGCCCTATGCCTGCTTTTGTTATTTTAGGGACAAGTATAAAACAGTAGATTTTTCTCAATGGACGGAAGCCGCTTATAGTGATGAGTTGCCGGAGGAACTGAAGGAGAAGGATGCGTTTTTAGTGCATTACTTTGTTCAATATCACTTGCATGCACAATTAACGGATGCAGCGGCTTATGCACACGCACATCAGGTGGTATTGAAAGGTGATATTGCCATTGGTGTTTACAGAAATAGTGTGGATGTATGGGTGAATAAATCTTTATACAATACGAATTCACAGGCGGGTGCACCTCCCGATGATTTTGCTGTGAGTGGTCAGAATTGGGGCTTCCCTACGTATAACTGGCCGGAGATGAAGGTGGAGGGATATGATTGGTGGCGTAATCGGCTAGGGCATACTTCACAATATTTTGATGCCATACGCCTGGATCATGTCCTTGGGTTTTTTAGAATCTGGAGTATCCCGGTATCTGCAACACAGGGCATCCTTGGGCATTTCGAGCCGGCGATACCTATAGACAAGAATGAATTATATCGCATTGGCGTGCATTTTCCGTTGGAACGTTTATGGAAGCCTTTTATACATTTTGAAATATTAAAAGAAATATTTGTGGATTCCTTCGATAAGGTTGTGTCGGCTTATTTTGAGGAAAAAGAAGAAGGGATTTATTTATTTAAGGAGGCATTCAGTACACAACGGAAACTGGTAGATTATTTTGACAGGCAGGAGAAGAATACTTATAACAGATGGTTATTGCAATCTTTAATGGAATTATTGGCAAATGTGATATTGTTGCCGGTAGAAAATGAGGAAGAGGCTTTTCATTTCAGATTCAATATGCAACATACTTCTTCTTTTCAATATTTGAATAATGAGGTAAAAAATGGATTGTTGAATTTATATGACGATTACTTTTTTCACCGGCAAAACGATCTATGGAAATCAGAAGCGATGGAAAAACTCCCGGCCATAAAAAATGCAACGAATATGTTGGTTTGCGGAGAGGATCTGGGCTTTGTTCCTAACTCTGTTCCTGAAGTCATGCAGCATCTTGGTCTTCTGGGACTCTATGTGCAACGTATGCCGAAACAGTTGGGCAGTGGTTTTGAAAACCTGAAAAATGTTCCCTATCTGAGTGTTGTCTCCCCTTCTACCCATGATACCAGTACGATCAGGGGGTGGTGGCTTCATTTGAGTAGAGCTGGTGCCCAGTCTTTTTATAACAATGCATTATTGCAGGAAGGAATCGCTCCTGCACAAGCTGATTGTCCCGGTTGGTTAAACAGACTGATCCTGCAGGATCATTTGCAGTCGCCTGCTATGTGGAGTATTTTCCTGATGCAAGATTTGCTCAATAATAATGACGCCTTTCATTTTGCGAATGTGGAAGATGAGCAGATCAATCACCCTGAAAACCCGAACCAGTATTGGCAATATCGTATGCCCATTGAGTTGGAGCAGCTGGCAGACCTTAAAGATTTTAATCAATCGCTGAAAGAGATGATTGCCCAGAACGGACGTTAG
- a CDS encoding carbohydrate-binding module family 20 domain-containing protein, whose protein sequence is MATEKEKTPKKASANKVATATNIVKESPQSATKKATVKKAVTKKAIAAETPIKPVTEKQTEKITKKKASPKAGVKVKVESSYISVSFQLIYGTNFGQSIYIVGNQQALGAHSDDKAVALTYVDQSHWAVNVQLDKKMLAEKGLNYYYIIKNEDGSFEKSASYQLEIPSEYASVNITDAWNFSGYEQNAFSSDVFKVLTSKTIASIEKSALKKGTHQFKVKAPQLAPHHVVCILGDMEKLNNWNPEKAILLFPDKESGFWKVNLTITERKNPVQYKYGIYDIAAKTFVAFEEGENRQLLKAATEAKNAILNDGFFRTN, encoded by the coding sequence ATGGCAACCGAAAAAGAAAAAACACCGAAAAAAGCAAGCGCTAATAAAGTTGCTACCGCAACAAATATAGTGAAGGAATCTCCACAATCTGCCACTAAAAAAGCAACGGTAAAAAAAGCAGTTACTAAGAAAGCCATAGCTGCTGAAACTCCCATTAAACCTGTCACTGAGAAGCAAACGGAAAAAATAACTAAGAAAAAAGCTTCTCCCAAAGCAGGCGTAAAGGTTAAGGTTGAGTCTTCCTATATCTCTGTCAGTTTTCAGTTAATATATGGGACTAATTTTGGACAATCTATTTATATCGTTGGCAATCAGCAAGCGCTTGGTGCTCATAGTGATGATAAAGCCGTTGCGCTTACCTATGTCGATCAAAGCCATTGGGCTGTAAATGTTCAATTAGATAAAAAGATGCTAGCTGAGAAGGGATTAAATTATTATTATATTATTAAGAATGAAGACGGCAGTTTTGAGAAGAGTGCCAGCTATCAATTGGAGATTCCATCTGAGTATGCTAGCGTGAATATTACAGACGCCTGGAATTTTTCCGGATACGAACAAAATGCTTTCTCTTCGGATGTGTTTAAAGTTTTAACGTCTAAAACAATTGCATCTATTGAGAAATCTGCACTTAAAAAAGGAACCCATCAATTTAAGGTTAAAGCACCCCAGCTGGCGCCCCATCATGTTGTTTGTATTTTAGGGGATATGGAGAAGCTGAATAACTGGAACCCTGAAAAGGCGATTTTACTTTTCCCTGATAAGGAGTCCGGTTTTTGGAAAGTGAATCTGACAATTACAGAAAGGAAAAATCCTGTTCAATACAAATACGGCATTTACGATATCGCTGCTAAAACATTTGTTGCCTTTGAAGAAGGTGAAAATCGTCAACTGTTAAAAGCTGCGACGGAAGCTAAAAACGCTATATTAAATGATGGTTTCTTTAGAACCAACTGA
- a CDS encoding DUF6263 family protein — translation MKLLILCLCFIVASNAYAQDSTFNHRKDSIGGLPVKQAPDSDSISSKEITEIKHSSKDTIPQLFSQQPKDSIAEKTTTDTGFIRKDTLKNSFVQQNSGDTTASLKRMDSSAKIKGDIPVIAGSNKKDTLYQKTAVDSIPAKDTIPDIFTKNPPVQKDLPSASSTRTREGVDHLFTPKSATQAYTFRQLFIPNKKFEKNTSIETETDLSILQQNVSYKTKADFNTEYFLKDTVGQQFLFDVSVTKLNTEVETMGVQLQYNSEQKQDSTSTFAKPLYDIVGKHAQLIVDSNDVITQTDTTEMGKKIRSVLGSLSLSSGGDAEVGNNFSLLINKPLSGLKIGDAWKDSAVNGSNKRVNRYEVQNILRNDIIVLLTGSVEQTGAIQSDGHTFKTKFSGTQTGKMKIDASSGLIKSKNIIFTMKGTVEFEGKDIPASAISKINEAVTVP, via the coding sequence ATGAAATTATTGATATTGTGTTTATGTTTTATTGTTGCTTCAAATGCTTATGCACAAGATTCTACATTTAACCATAGAAAGGATTCAATAGGTGGGCTTCCTGTTAAACAAGCTCCTGATTCTGATTCTATTTCTTCCAAAGAGATAACTGAGATAAAGCACTCTTCAAAAGATACCATTCCTCAACTTTTCTCTCAGCAACCAAAAGATTCTATTGCTGAAAAAACAACAACCGATACGGGGTTTATTAGAAAGGACACTTTAAAGAATTCTTTTGTTCAACAAAATAGTGGTGATACGACTGCGTCTCTAAAGCGAATGGATAGTTCCGCCAAAATTAAGGGGGATATACCTGTTATTGCTGGCAGTAATAAAAAGGATACGCTTTATCAGAAAACGGCAGTGGATTCCATCCCTGCAAAAGATACAATTCCGGATATCTTTACAAAAAATCCGCCTGTACAAAAGGATCTTCCTTCGGCGTCAAGCACCCGGACAAGGGAGGGTGTAGATCACTTATTTACACCCAAAAGCGCTACCCAGGCTTATACTTTTCGTCAACTGTTCATTCCGAACAAAAAATTTGAAAAAAATACCAGTATAGAAACGGAAACCGATCTGTCCATTTTGCAACAGAATGTTTCCTATAAAACAAAGGCGGACTTTAATACCGAATATTTCTTGAAGGATACAGTGGGGCAGCAGTTCCTATTCGATGTATCGGTTACTAAATTGAATACTGAAGTGGAAACGATGGGCGTTCAACTACAATATAATTCTGAACAAAAACAAGACTCTACTTCTACATTTGCTAAACCGCTCTATGATATTGTGGGCAAGCATGCGCAACTTATTGTGGATAGTAATGATGTGATTACCCAGACTGATACAACAGAGATGGGCAAAAAAATACGTTCGGTTTTAGGAAGCCTCTCACTCTCTTCGGGTGGTGATGCGGAAGTGGGAAATAATTTCAGCTTGCTTATCAATAAACCTTTAAGTGGATTGAAAATCGGGGATGCCTGGAAAGACTCTGCGGTAAACGGTTCCAACAAAAGAGTGAATAGGTATGAAGTGCAAAATATATTGCGCAATGATATCATTGTTTTGTTGACAGGTTCCGTTGAACAAACAGGCGCTATACAAAGTGACGGGCATACATTTAAAACAAAATTCTCAGGTACGCAAACGGGTAAAATGAAAATAGATGCTTCTTCTGGTTTAATAAAATCAAAGAATATCATTTTTACGATGAAAGGTACTGTGGAATTTGAAGGGAAAGATATCCCTGCCTCTGCAATTTCTAAAATCAATGAAGCTGTTACCGTACCATAG
- a CDS encoding cystathionine gamma-synthase: MTDDNTHYKVATKMIHAGVEPDAETGAIMTPIYQTSTFKQQSPGVTKGYDYSRAGNPTRAALEKALATIENGNYGLAFSSGVAATDAVIKLLSPGDEVIAATDMYGGTYRLFAQLFAKFGIVFHYVDMKDAENIRPLLNAKTKLIWTETPTNPLINITDIEAVSKLAKSVGAWLCVDNTFASPYLQNPLNFGADIVLHSATKYLGGHSDVVLGALVVNDKDLFDQLYFIQKSSGAIPGPQDCFLILRGIKTLHVRMDRHCENGEKIAHFLRNHPKVAVVHWCGFEDHPAYAIAKKQMRKFGGMLSFELKNGSIEEVDRVVTSTKIITLAESLGGVESLINHPARMTHASIPREERIKNGLNDSLMRLSVGIEDADDLIEDLKQALG; the protein is encoded by the coding sequence ATGACAGATGACAACACGCACTATAAGGTTGCGACAAAAATGATTCATGCCGGCGTGGAACCGGATGCAGAAACAGGTGCTATTATGACACCTATATATCAAACCTCTACTTTCAAACAACAATCACCGGGTGTTACCAAAGGGTACGATTATTCCCGCGCTGGCAATCCTACGAGAGCGGCGTTAGAGAAGGCTTTGGCAACCATTGAAAATGGAAATTATGGGTTGGCATTTAGCAGTGGTGTAGCGGCTACCGATGCAGTTATTAAATTATTGAGCCCGGGCGATGAAGTGATTGCGGCTACTGATATGTATGGTGGTACTTATCGTTTGTTTGCACAGTTATTTGCAAAGTTTGGAATTGTATTTCATTATGTAGATATGAAGGATGCGGAAAACATCCGCCCTTTGCTGAATGCAAAAACCAAACTTATTTGGACTGAAACACCTACTAACCCGCTTATCAATATTACGGATATTGAAGCTGTATCTAAACTCGCAAAATCGGTAGGGGCCTGGCTTTGTGTGGATAATACTTTTGCTTCTCCTTACTTACAGAACCCCTTGAACTTTGGTGCGGATATCGTTTTGCATTCTGCAACAAAATATCTGGGTGGGCATAGTGATGTCGTGTTAGGCGCTCTTGTGGTGAATGATAAAGATTTGTTTGATCAATTATATTTTATACAAAAGAGCAGTGGTGCAATCCCCGGCCCGCAGGACTGTTTCTTGATTTTGCGCGGTATTAAAACTTTGCATGTTCGGATGGACAGGCATTGTGAGAATGGTGAAAAAATCGCACACTTTTTACGTAACCACCCGAAGGTTGCCGTTGTTCATTGGTGTGGCTTTGAAGATCATCCGGCTTATGCAATTGCTAAAAAACAGATGCGCAAATTTGGTGGTATGCTGAGCTTTGAACTAAAAAATGGTTCTATCGAGGAGGTTGACCGTGTGGTTACTTCTACCAAAATTATCACTTTGGCTGAAAGCCTTGGAGGTGTGGAGTCTTTAATTAATCATCCGGCTAGAATGACACACGCTTCTATCCCCCGGGAAGAAAGAATTAAGAATGGCTTGAATGATTCTTTGATGCGGTTGAGCGTGGGTATTGAAGATGCGGATGACCTGATAGAGGATTTAAAACAGGCACTGGGTTAA
- a CDS encoding type II TA system antitoxin MqsA family protein — MKSPITGKEMSLTKEKRSMDFRKETFEIVFHYYRCKDSGEQFTTTALDEVNINQLYNQYRDKFNIPFPDEIFKIREKYDLSAAKMSEILGFGINSYRQYEAGEMPSTANAKLIQVIDDPKNFIDMVALCGTLDEKFKAKYIQKAQLLVEERKRNIFNLNLKNYLLGNHLADIYSGYRNPNFEKFTEMVVYFSEKLQPFKTKMNKLLFYADFLMFKQSCFSITGKRYIAIDKGPVPDKYASIYEYLVSENEIEIQYTEFPQGYTGEQFNARKGRPFNSELFSESELEVLEKVSTVFKKTSTSDIIELSHLEEAWKKNEKGKSVISYEYAFELNQI; from the coding sequence ATGAAAAGTCCTATTACAGGTAAAGAAATGAGTTTGACCAAAGAAAAAAGGTCCATGGATTTCAGAAAGGAAACATTCGAAATTGTTTTTCATTATTATCGCTGCAAGGATAGCGGAGAGCAATTTACCACCACAGCATTAGATGAGGTGAATATAAACCAGCTATATAACCAATATCGGGATAAATTCAATATTCCGTTTCCTGACGAAATATTCAAAATTCGTGAAAAGTATGACTTGTCCGCGGCGAAGATGTCTGAAATTTTAGGTTTTGGAATCAATAGTTATAGGCAATATGAAGCAGGCGAAATGCCAAGTACTGCTAATGCAAAATTAATTCAGGTGATTGATGATCCTAAGAACTTCATTGATATGGTGGCATTGTGTGGCACGTTAGACGAAAAATTCAAAGCAAAATACATTCAAAAAGCACAACTATTAGTTGAAGAAAGAAAGCGAAATATTTTCAATTTGAACTTGAAAAACTATTTGTTGGGGAATCATTTGGCAGACATTTATTCGGGTTATAGAAATCCAAATTTTGAAAAATTCACCGAAATGGTCGTTTATTTTTCAGAGAAGCTTCAGCCTTTCAAAACCAAAATGAATAAGCTGTTATTTTATGCCGATTTTTTAATGTTCAAGCAAAGTTGCTTTTCCATAACCGGGAAGAGGTATATAGCCATTGATAAAGGTCCGGTGCCAGATAAATATGCAAGTATTTATGAGTATTTAGTTAGTGAGAATGAAATTGAAATCCAATACACAGAATTTCCACAAGGCTATACAGGCGAACAATTCAACGCAAGAAAAGGCAGACCATTTAATTCAGAATTGTTTTCAGAATCCGAATTAGAAGTATTAGAAAAAGTATCGACCGTATTCAAAAAAACAAGTACGAGCGATATTATTGAACTAAGTCATTTGGAAGAAGCATGGAAGAAAAACGAAAAAGGCAAAAGTGTAATCAGTTATGAATACGCTTTTGAACTAAATCAGATTTAA
- a CDS encoding toxin, with translation MATEADVIFFLKNFQEKMGFWDVLFRDDRGKNAQALIDLELRPIERKTIIEMLEVKDYSQGPIEEKLYGGADMWVFGKTVKNKEVYIKITIGAMSNSVICISFHLAQHKMNYPLK, from the coding sequence ATGGCAACAGAAGCAGATGTAATCTTCTTTTTAAAAAACTTCCAGGAAAAGATGGGATTTTGGGATGTATTATTCCGAGACGATAGGGGTAAGAATGCGCAAGCTTTGATAGATCTGGAGCTTCGCCCTATAGAACGCAAAACAATTATAGAAATGCTTGAAGTCAAAGATTATAGTCAAGGTCCAATAGAAGAAAAATTATACGGAGGAGCTGATATGTGGGTATTTGGTAAAACCGTAAAGAATAAAGAAGTATATATCAAAATCACCATTGGCGCAATGAGCAACAGTGTCATTTGTATTTCGTTTCATCTGGCACAACATAAAATGAATTATCCTTTAAAATAA